The window TTGGTGAATTGCTCTGTAAATTCTTTCGGTAATTCTTTGTGGAAAGCTGTCTGTGATTTCACTTTAGAGCAGAATAGGGTAAGACATAGCATTGTCAAAGCTTGCAGTACTATATTGGTTTTCATTGTTTAAAAAAGAAGGAATAATAAATTATTAGCCGGTGAAAAAGTAAAAGCTAAATTGATCCTGACGGATGAATGTAACCGATGCTTTCAATGCTTCTAAATTATGAAAAACAATGAACTTTTAAATTATATTTTGGAAAATATATTAATAGGTTTTAATCTAAATTTATTGAAGATGATCAGTGAAAAATTACACCAAAACTCCGTTTTTAGAAGAAATAGGATCCGGAAGATCTGTTTCTCCACCCATCTGAAGAAGATCTATTTCAATTGTTCTGCAAATGGAAAGCATAGGAACGTCAAACATTAATCCGGCAAAAGGATTTTCGGAATAATCTCCTACCAGTTCCATAATGATGTAGATCCACCCGATGATGATGCAGAACGGAATAGAAGTCCAGATTCCCCAGTCTCCCAATTTGGCAAACTCGTTTACTAATCCCAGCGGAAGAAGCATAATAAACAGAATATTAAAAACAAAAGCGGTGCTGGCAAACTGTCTTGGAGAAGGAAACTTTTTGATTCTTTCTGCCTGTCCCTGGAAATTGTAGAATTCATTCAGGGCGTTTTGAAGCTGAGTCTGATTGAAATCTGTAATGGCATTCATGTTTTTCAGCTCATTGATATCCTTTGCCTGCTGAGCAATCAGATAAGTGGCAAAGTTTTTATAATTGTCTTTAAGCTCATATTCTTCTTCTGAAAGATATTTGTGAAGGAAAATGGGGGCTCTTCCGTAATCCGGAAAACCAGCTTTGATCAGTCTGTTTCTCCTCAGATTAATATTCCCGAATTTGCTGTTTTCTGTACTGATATGCTCCCATTCCGTAGGAACCAAAAGCTGTTCCCGGAAAGTATAGAGCCATGCAATATGACGGTAAACAATTCTTCTTTTACGGTCTTCAAGATCAAAAACGCCAATTTCTTCATTTTTGGTATCGAAAGCATATACCATTGAGGCCAACGAACGGCTGGAATTCACAATTCCGCCCCAGATTTTTCTGGCTTCCCAAAGTCTGTCATAAGCCTGGTTATTTTTAAAACCTACAAGGAATGCCTCTGCTGTACCAATCAATGCTACAGGAACCCAAGGGATTGTCATCCATTCCCAATTGAAGAAATAGAAGAGAACGGCGATCAGGGTACACCAGATTGAAATAAGAATAAGATGAAATCCTGATAAATTGAGAACCTGTTTATAATTAACGTATTTGGTTGTGATCATAGAGTTGTGTAGGATTTTTGGTGTGCATATAAACAAAATAGATACCAAAATAAGGGATCTCTTCTTTTTATTAAAATTAATAAAAAAAACCTCTGAAAAATCAGAGGTTTCATATATTTAATACTTCAGCATTTCTTCGATCTTATGGCTGAGTTTTTCAGCATTCGGAAGCATTTCTTTTTCCAGTACCAGATTGATGGGTACAGCAGGTACATCCAGTGATCCCATTGTTTCTACAGGAGCATCAAGATACTTGAAGCAGTTTTTAGAAATACGGTGTGCAAAAGCTTCTGCAAAAGAGTTGTTAAGCTGTTCCTCAGTTAAAACAATACACTTTCCGTGGGTTTTTACCCTTTCGAAAACAAGTTCTTCATCAAGAGGGATGAGCGTTCTTAAATCAATGACCTCAACTCTTCCGTTAAAATTCTTGGCAGCTTCTTTAGCCCAATATACTCCCATACCATACGTAACCACTAATAAAGTCCGTCCTTTCTCGGTTTCCTCCTTATCTGCTTCAATGATCACCTTTCCTTTTCCGAACGGAAGAACATAATCTTCTGCCGGTTCTATGGTTTTGGCATCTTCAGTTCCCGGAACTTTACTCCAGTATAATCCTTTGTGCTCCAGCATTACTACCGGGTTCGGATCATAGTAAGCTGCTTTTAATAAGCCTTTAAAATCAGCTGCATTACTTGGGTATGCTATTTTAATACCTTTGATATTGGCAAGAATACTTTCCACGCTTCCGCTGTGGTACGGACCGCCGCCGCCGTATGCTCCGATAGGAACGCGGATGATATTGCTTACAGGGAATTTACCGCCGCTTAAATAGCTGGATTTTGAAATCTCTGTAATTAACTGGTTGATTCCCGGATAAATATAATCTGCAAACTGAACCTCAACGATTGGCTTTAGTCCTACAGCACTCATTCCGGCCGTAGATCCGATGATATAAGCCTCCTGAATAGCTGTATTGAATACTCTTTTGCTTCCGAATTTTTTTCCTAAAGTCACCGTTTCGCGGAAAACTCCACCAATTCTTTCGCCTACATCCTGTCCGTAAAGGAGTGCTTCAGGGTGTTTCCACATCAGCTCCTGTATGGCATGGATGGCAGCGTCTACCATTACAATTTTTTCTCCGTTGGCAGGTTCACGTGTTCCTGTTTCCTCAGTAATGGGAGTAGGAGCGAAAACGTGCTGCATGACGGTCTCAGGCTTCGGATCTTCTGCGTTTTTAGCTTTTTCGAAAGCTTCTTCCGCTTCAAGACGGGCCTTTTTGGTGATCTGCTTTAAAAGATCCTCATCAATGCCGCTCTCCAGTAAATATTTTCTAAGGATTTCTCCCGGGTCTTTAGCTCGGTGTTTTGTTAAATCTTCTTCGTCTCTATAGAATTCTCTTCTTACGCCGGAAGTGTGGTGCCCGATCAGTACTGTTTTTGCGCAAACAACCAAAGGTTTTCTTTCTGTTCTTACAAAATCCACCGCTTTTTTCATAGCTTCGAAACTTTCCACGAAATCCGTTCCGTCTACTCTCATTCTGCTTAATCCCGTGAATCCTGCTACAAAATCATAAGCATCACAGGTTCTTGCTTCGTCTTTTGTTACGGAAATTCCCCATTCATTATCCTGCACCAGGAATATGATAGGAAGCTGGTGTAATGCGGCAAACTGCAATGCTTCACTTACTTCACCTTCGGTAACAGAATTATCTCCAAGGCTGCACACCACAACAGGATTATTTTCAAAGTTCTGAAGATTAAAGTCCTGAATGTATTTAATTCCCTGTGCTACCCCTGTTGTAGGAATGGTCTGCATTCCTGTAGCGGAACTCTGGTGCACAATTTTGGGCTTGTTTTCATCCCTGCTTGATGGATGGGAATAATAAGATCTACCTCCAGAAAAAGGATCATCAGCTTTAGCCAATAACTGAAGCATCAACTGATAAGGCTCAAAACCAATTCCTAACAGAATACTTTCGTCTCTGTAATAAGGAGAAACCCAGTCTTCTTTTTTCAGCTGATAGGCTGTTGCAAGCTGGATGGCTTCATGGCCTCTTGAAGTGCTATGAACGTATTTACAGACATTTCTGTTTTCTTCGTAAATATCGGCCATTGCTTTGGCCAGCATCATATGATTATATGCTTTGAGTACTATATCCTGAGAAACTTTTTCGTGAAGTGCATTTTCCATAGGAAGCAAATATACACAAAAAAACAAAATACTAACAACTGTTAGTATTTTGTGTAAAATCTTTGTCTATATAGGTTATTCCTTGATCACTTTTTTAGAAATAACATCTTTGCCTGTTTTTATTTCAATAATGTAAATTCCTTTTGTGTAAGCAGATAAGTCTACCTGTTCTTTGTCATTATTGATAATGCCGCTCTGTAATTTTTTACCGCTAAGATCATATACATTGAACGCGGACTTTTTAGGAGCTTTCAGAATGTTGGTGAAGTCCTTTGTAATAGTAGGGGAGACCGCAAGAGTATTAAGAGGGTTGGCGATGTCTTTAGTTCCTAATAACTCAGTAAATCCTGTTACGATGACAGAGTAGTTTTGAGGGGCATTGCCGCCTGTGTTATTTTTCAGAATGCCCTTATTGGTGATCTCTATTTTATAAGTTCTTCCGGCAACCGGAGCATCTACAACCACCTGTTCTACGTTATCCACTGTATTGTCACCTTTTGTAGCAGGGGTCATTGGATTGTTGGCATCCAGCTTCCATGGATAATAAACAGTGTTTGTAGTAGTATCTGTAATTTTCAGATCCAGATCATTAATCAGCTTGGAACTTCTGTTATTGTAAATATTACTCCATTGATTGGTAAAGTTGGTAAACTCAGGATCTACCCAAGAAATGGTTACCTTTAAAGGCTCTGAACCTGATGCTTTTACTGTTTTTACATTGGCCACTCCGCTGGTTAAAGTTTCATCATTAAAAATGATACTGTTGTTGGATTTTCCTACCAAAAGTTCAGCGCCTTTTTTAGCATCAATAAAACCCCATCCGAATTGAGGATCAGGACCTATATTACCTGCTTCTTTAGCAGAGTGTACCATTAAAGTTTTCGCTGATGCAGCATTTAATAAACTACCTCCGAAAAGCTGTTTGCTGATCTGTGTCCAAAGTCCTACAATACCGGTAACTACGGGAGCAGAATAAGAAGTACCGTCTCCGATATCTATTTTACTGCCTCCGGTGGCATTGTTATCCGTCCATGCGCTGGCAACTTCTGTTCCTACCGTGCTGATATCCGGCTTGATTCCGCCATCATCTCTGGGACCAGCACTGCTGTAGCTGGAATGGATAACATCCGAAGATGCAGTATACCTTCCGTCATTAGTGGTAATTCTGTCCGTAGCTCCTACCACAATAATATTCTTTCCAAGAGATCCAATCCCTATACAATCATATCCTTGTGCACAATTGTTGGAAGGAAGCGTGTCTGTCGGGGCAAATTCTACAAGATTACCGTTATTGTCTCTGTAATATTTTTTATAAGTACTGGTAGCTGCACTAGGCCCTTCACCGAATGAGTTTCCGGCAGACTTTATAATGATGTAGGAAGGGTTGTTGTAAACAATCTGATCATAATCCCTGTCATTGGTGTGGTAAGTTCCCTGCGCATCAAAAGAGGTGTTTGGGCTGCTGAAGGCACCATTCCATACCCATGAAGGTTCATTATTAATCAGCTGAGGATCTGCCCATCCCTGGTTGCTTCCATAGGAATGGTTTGAAATATTAGGCTGTGCTGTTATAATTTTCTGGAATACCGTCTTTTGGGTTGTTTCTCCATCCAGAATAGATGTTCCGAAAGCATAAGCATCTATGGTGGAATTAGGAGCAATACCTTTGAAATTAACCTGTCTGGTTGTTCCGTTAGTAAACGTTACGGTATAAGGATAGTCTTTGGCACCTATAAAGCTGGATACGGCGGTTGCGTGATCACCGTAATTAACGGTACTGCTTTCTTTATTCGTTATTCTGTTAGGAATGTTATTGAAGAAAACATGGCCGGCAAATACTCTTGCTACCCCGGAAGAAGTACTTCCGTCAAAGATGGTAAATTTAATGCCCTCTCCATTAAAAGATCCTGTTAATCCTGAGATAGTTCCTCCCTGTAAAAAATCAGAATTGGAATTTTTAATTTGGTCACCATCATGAGCCTGCATAAAATAAGGTCTGTTATCTGGTAAAAAACCTGCTAATGTAGCTCTCTGTAATTCAATCTGCTTTAGAACTTCCGGGTTTCTGTCAGACCCAAATCGCTTAGATACATAGGCTTCAAACTTGCTGTTGTTCTCTATTCTCTGCCGTTCAAACTGCCTGTTTAATTCTTCGTTGCTTTGTGCACTTAATAGTGAAACAGCAAAAGAACTGATTAAAAGTAATTGTTTCTTCATTTTTGGTAGTAAATTATTAAAAAGTATGATTGGTTAAAATTATAGTAAAATTTTAATAATCAATGATGTTTTAATATATAACTCTAATTTTTTAATATTATTTTAATTTAACTTAAAAAAATGGAGTTATTTTTAAATACTTTTATATTCGATTCGTTTTGGGGATGATTGATTCTTTGTATCACAGCCATAAAACAATTATTGAAAAAAATGAAGTAACTTTACATTCTCTTTTATAAAAAAGTTAGAACATTATATGTATTTAATTTTTGACACAGAAACAACCGGTTTACCAAAAAATTTCAACGCCCCGCTTTCAGACTCGGATAACTGGCCAAGAATGGTTCAGATTGCATGGCAGTTACACGATGATGACGGTAATTTGATTGAAAACCAGGATTATATAATAAAACCTGAAGGGTATGATATTCCCTTCAACGCCGCACGTATTCACGGGATTACCACCAAGATTGCCCATGAAGAAGGACGCGATCTTCAGGAGATTCTTGAAGAGTTTTCCAACGTTCTTGAAAGGGTAAGAGTAGTTTCCGGGCATAATGTAGAATTCGACTATAATATTGTAGGGGCAGAGTTTTACAGAAAAAACATGAAGGATAACCTTCAGGAAAAGCCCAAAGCAGATACCATGATTT of the Chryseobacterium aureum genome contains:
- a CDS encoding bestrophin family protein — encoded protein: MITTKYVNYKQVLNLSGFHLILISIWCTLIAVLFYFFNWEWMTIPWVPVALIGTAEAFLVGFKNNQAYDRLWEARKIWGGIVNSSRSLASMVYAFDTKNEEIGVFDLEDRKRRIVYRHIAWLYTFREQLLVPTEWEHISTENSKFGNINLRRNRLIKAGFPDYGRAPIFLHKYLSEEEYELKDNYKNFATYLIAQQAKDINELKNMNAITDFNQTQLQNALNEFYNFQGQAERIKKFPSPRQFASTAFVFNILFIMLLPLGLVNEFAKLGDWGIWTSIPFCIIIGWIYIIMELVGDYSENPFAGLMFDVPMLSICRTIEIDLLQMGGETDLPDPISSKNGVLV
- a CDS encoding alpha-ketoacid dehydrogenase subunit alpha/beta is translated as MENALHEKVSQDIVLKAYNHMMLAKAMADIYEENRNVCKYVHSTSRGHEAIQLATAYQLKKEDWVSPYYRDESILLGIGFEPYQLMLQLLAKADDPFSGGRSYYSHPSSRDENKPKIVHQSSATGMQTIPTTGVAQGIKYIQDFNLQNFENNPVVVCSLGDNSVTEGEVSEALQFAALHQLPIIFLVQDNEWGISVTKDEARTCDAYDFVAGFTGLSRMRVDGTDFVESFEAMKKAVDFVRTERKPLVVCAKTVLIGHHTSGVRREFYRDEEDLTKHRAKDPGEILRKYLLESGIDEDLLKQITKKARLEAEEAFEKAKNAEDPKPETVMQHVFAPTPITEETGTREPANGEKIVMVDAAIHAIQELMWKHPEALLYGQDVGERIGGVFRETVTLGKKFGSKRVFNTAIQEAYIIGSTAGMSAVGLKPIVEVQFADYIYPGINQLITEISKSSYLSGGKFPVSNIIRVPIGAYGGGGPYHSGSVESILANIKGIKIAYPSNAADFKGLLKAAYYDPNPVVMLEHKGLYWSKVPGTEDAKTIEPAEDYVLPFGKGKVIIEADKEETEKGRTLLVVTYGMGVYWAKEAAKNFNGRVEVIDLRTLIPLDEELVFERVKTHGKCIVLTEEQLNNSFAEAFAHRISKNCFKYLDAPVETMGSLDVPAVPINLVLEKEMLPNAEKLSHKIEEMLKY
- a CDS encoding S8 family peptidase → MKKQLLLISSFAVSLLSAQSNEELNRQFERQRIENNSKFEAYVSKRFGSDRNPEVLKQIELQRATLAGFLPDNRPYFMQAHDGDQIKNSNSDFLQGGTISGLTGSFNGEGIKFTIFDGSTSSGVARVFAGHVFFNNIPNRITNKESSTVNYGDHATAVSSFIGAKDYPYTVTFTNGTTRQVNFKGIAPNSTIDAYAFGTSILDGETTQKTVFQKIITAQPNISNHSYGSNQGWADPQLINNEPSWVWNGAFSSPNTSFDAQGTYHTNDRDYDQIVYNNPSYIIIKSAGNSFGEGPSAATSTYKKYYRDNNGNLVEFAPTDTLPSNNCAQGYDCIGIGSLGKNIIVVGATDRITTNDGRYTASSDVIHSSYSSAGPRDDGGIKPDISTVGTEVASAWTDNNATGGSKIDIGDGTSYSAPVVTGIVGLWTQISKQLFGGSLLNAASAKTLMVHSAKEAGNIGPDPQFGWGFIDAKKGAELLVGKSNNSIIFNDETLTSGVANVKTVKASGSEPLKVTISWVDPEFTNFTNQWSNIYNNRSSKLINDLDLKITDTTTNTVYYPWKLDANNPMTPATKGDNTVDNVEQVVVDAPVAGRTYKIEITNKGILKNNTGGNAPQNYSVIVTGFTELLGTKDIANPLNTLAVSPTITKDFTNILKAPKKSAFNVYDLSGKKLQSGIINNDKEQVDLSAYTKGIYIIEIKTGKDVISKKVIKE